A window of Lentibacillus sp. Marseille-P4043 contains these coding sequences:
- the pepV gene encoding dipeptidase PepV, protein MSINWMNEVLKRKEDFLKDLKGLLQIRSVLDEGAAKPDAPLGQGVKDALDYMLDLGKKDGFITKNVGDLAGHLEMGEGDELFGILGHVDVVPEGDGWSVDPYSAVIKDGKIYARGSSDDKGPTIAAYYGMKIVKELGLPLEKRVRLIIGTDEESDWRGVDHYFEKEEMPSVGFVPDADFPIIYAEKGISDYDIVQPVHTESDAKLQLRSFQSGRRYNMVPDFAEVRLKLHSGAEDIIQKYQVFLKESGLDGDASENEDELILTLVGVSAHGAEPRNGKNAGIFMAQFLQALELDVQGKKFVDTVASFFNQSRGEIFDIVYQDEVSGDLTINAGIMNYNKETGGRIGLNMRYPVTFDIDEGKEKIQAVVQENELQLENFTDSKPAYVKKDDPLIQTLQRVYEEQTGENAELLAIGGGTYARALEHGVAFGALFPGREDVMHQKDEYAIVEDLLKATAIYAQAIYELAKADL, encoded by the coding sequence ATGAGTATCAATTGGATGAATGAAGTGTTAAAAAGAAAGGAAGATTTTTTAAAGGATCTAAAAGGACTTTTGCAAATTAGAAGTGTATTGGACGAAGGGGCTGCTAAACCAGACGCTCCACTTGGACAAGGGGTTAAAGATGCCTTAGATTATATGTTGGATTTGGGAAAGAAAGATGGGTTTATCACCAAAAATGTTGGAGACTTAGCAGGTCATCTCGAAATGGGAGAAGGAGACGAGCTTTTTGGTATTTTAGGGCATGTTGATGTTGTGCCGGAGGGCGATGGCTGGAGCGTTGATCCGTATAGTGCAGTAATAAAGGATGGAAAAATTTATGCCCGTGGTTCAAGTGATGATAAAGGGCCAACGATTGCTGCATATTATGGTATGAAAATTGTTAAAGAGCTGGGACTTCCCCTGGAAAAAAGAGTTAGGCTGATTATTGGAACAGATGAAGAAAGTGATTGGAGAGGTGTCGATCATTATTTTGAAAAAGAAGAAATGCCAAGTGTAGGGTTTGTCCCAGATGCGGACTTTCCAATCATTTATGCGGAAAAAGGGATATCAGATTACGATATTGTTCAACCTGTCCATACTGAATCCGATGCAAAACTTCAATTGCGGTCGTTCCAATCCGGACGAAGGTATAATATGGTACCAGATTTTGCTGAAGTTCGCCTGAAATTACATAGTGGAGCCGAGGATATTATACAAAAGTATCAGGTATTTCTTAAAGAATCAGGATTAGATGGAGATGCCTCAGAAAATGAAGATGAACTCATTTTGACACTGGTTGGGGTTAGTGCCCATGGTGCAGAACCACGAAACGGGAAAAATGCTGGTATTTTTATGGCGCAATTTTTACAAGCGTTGGAGTTGGATGTTCAGGGGAAGAAATTCGTTGATACAGTTGCTTCATTTTTTAACCAATCCCGTGGAGAGATATTTGACATTGTTTATCAAGATGAGGTATCTGGAGATTTGACTATTAATGCCGGAATAATGAACTACAATAAGGAAACTGGCGGTCGGATTGGATTAAATATGCGCTATCCTGTTACATTTGATATTGATGAAGGAAAGGAAAAAATTCAAGCAGTGGTACAGGAAAATGAACTGCAACTGGAAAACTTCACCGATTCCAAGCCTGCTTATGTCAAAAAAGATGACCCGCTTATCCAAACATTACAAAGAGTATATGAAGAACAAACTGGGGAAAACGCAGAACTACTTGCTATCGGTGGCGGAACCTATGCACGTGCATTAGAACATGGGGTTGCCTTTGGTGCACTATTCCCGGGACGTGAAGATGTGATGCACCAAAAAGATGAATATGCTATTGTGGAGGATTTATTAAAAGCAACGGCGATTTACGCACAAGCTATTTATGAATTGGCAAAAGCGGATCTTTAA